One genomic segment of Bradyrhizobium prioriisuperbiae includes these proteins:
- a CDS encoding NAD(P)-dependent oxidoreductase, with translation MRTATTIFVGSDFVLDPALDEVAQALYDRGHRIIRGPKAVPGKQTIFAPGDYERYFGDIDVLVISSRSLVTAGMLAASPRLRGIVFPSIGTESLDLSLAKARDLIVANGATPENFESVAEATVMLMLNLFYDLKGTEHVLRAQLPRPRDLKATMLKGKTVGIIGFGRIGRGVAQRLSGWDIDILVNDPGLREQPSNNVTLAPLDELLRSSDIVTVHATPAADGTPIIGAGEVSRMKTSAFLVNTSRGRCLDETAVFEALRDNRIAGAALDAFLVEPLPAHSPLRDLDNVILTPHMIAHTRELFASFAPTCVENVERILQAKPPLYIRNPDVLERWQHRVKICRLAAQGDDPA, from the coding sequence ATGCGTACTGCAACAACGATCTTTGTGGGCTCCGACTTTGTCTTGGATCCAGCGCTCGATGAAGTCGCTCAGGCGCTGTACGATCGGGGGCATCGGATCATTCGCGGTCCCAAAGCGGTTCCCGGTAAGCAAACGATTTTCGCGCCGGGCGATTACGAGCGATATTTTGGCGATATTGATGTCCTTGTAATCAGTTCTCGCTCATTGGTGACGGCCGGCATGCTCGCGGCCTCACCAAGGCTCAGAGGGATCGTGTTTCCGTCGATTGGCACGGAATCGCTCGACCTCTCCCTTGCCAAAGCGCGGGATCTGATTGTTGCAAACGGCGCCACACCAGAGAATTTCGAAAGCGTGGCGGAGGCAACCGTCATGCTGATGCTAAATCTCTTTTACGATCTCAAGGGTACCGAGCACGTTTTGCGGGCGCAGCTGCCGCGCCCGCGCGATCTCAAAGCAACGATGCTGAAGGGCAAGACTGTCGGAATTATCGGCTTCGGGCGGATCGGCAGGGGTGTGGCGCAACGGCTCAGCGGCTGGGATATCGATATCCTCGTTAACGATCCCGGACTTCGCGAGCAACCGTCGAACAACGTCACGCTTGCCCCGCTCGACGAGCTTCTTCGCAGCAGCGATATCGTCACGGTTCATGCCACGCCCGCCGCCGACGGAACGCCCATTATCGGCGCCGGTGAAGTATCAAGGATGAAAACGTCCGCCTTCCTGGTGAACACATCGCGCGGACGCTGTCTCGACGAAACGGCCGTCTTTGAGGCACTCAGGGATAACCGCATCGCCGGTGCTGCCCTTGATGCCTTCCTCGTCGAGCCCCTGCCCGCACACAGCCCGTTGCGGGATCTAGATAATGTTATTTTAACCCCGCATATGATTGCCCACACCCGAGAGCTGTTCGCGTCCTTTGCTCCGACTTGCGTCGAAAATGTAGAGCGTATTCTGCAAGCAAAGCCGCCGCTCTATATCAGAAACCCGGATGTACTGGAGCGCTGGCAGCACCGCGTCAAAATTTGCAGGCTTGCTGCTCAAGGCGATGACCCCGCGTGA
- a CDS encoding amidase → MMAAAHIRRELNRLDLREIATALRTGQTSAAALMELTLDRAKALNPRLNAIVSLWEERALDDARKADKERALGFFRGPLHGVPLAHKDMFYRAGVPCSVGLSVPFAIPTDTAAVLERLDSAGAIQFGALNLAELAYGPTGHNYHLGHCRNPWNTDYISGGSSSGSAVAVAARLSFAALGSDTAGSIRLPAAACGVTGLKVTQGRISRTGSIPGSFSMDTVGIIARSAADCAMLLDILAEPKAGGRIPSGNLAGDHVGVSNRKPPVLRIGVPKLSSDDVSPEIGLAIEEALNMLGELGCKVVPVVLPDLTRYDVAGFQVMASEISATYRTQLTQSPHTFSDQMQARLQRGLVIPATTYIDALRFRGVALREFRSQVFGSVDVLVLPCLTLPTPTIAETDIGGRPDIDQMISRLVTYLRPISFLGLPSLSIPIGFQAIGLPIGMQLVGRPYDEATLLSVGEAFQFQTDWHRRVPPLC, encoded by the coding sequence ATGATGGCAGCCGCTCATATCCGCCGCGAGCTGAACCGGCTCGACCTGAGGGAAATCGCCACGGCACTACGGACCGGCCAGACATCAGCGGCTGCACTGATGGAATTGACGCTGGATCGCGCGAAAGCACTTAATCCAAGGCTGAACGCAATCGTCTCTCTTTGGGAAGAACGCGCACTGGATGATGCAAGGAAAGCCGACAAGGAACGTGCGCTAGGCTTTTTTCGGGGCCCCCTACACGGCGTACCACTCGCGCACAAAGACATGTTTTATCGAGCTGGAGTGCCCTGCTCGGTCGGTCTTTCGGTGCCTTTTGCGATACCGACCGACACGGCTGCAGTCCTGGAACGTCTCGATAGCGCCGGGGCCATACAATTTGGTGCGTTAAACCTTGCGGAACTGGCCTACGGTCCGACAGGGCACAACTATCATCTGGGCCATTGCCGCAATCCCTGGAATACGGACTACATCAGCGGTGGATCGTCCAGTGGTTCTGCGGTCGCCGTCGCGGCCCGACTGTCGTTTGCGGCGCTTGGCTCGGACACGGCAGGCTCGATCCGGCTTCCGGCAGCCGCTTGTGGTGTGACTGGCCTTAAGGTCACGCAAGGTCGTATCAGCCGCACCGGCTCGATCCCGGGATCCTTTTCGATGGATACCGTCGGCATCATTGCACGCAGCGCCGCGGACTGCGCCATGCTACTCGACATTCTTGCGGAACCAAAAGCCGGAGGTCGCATCCCAAGCGGCAACCTGGCAGGCGATCATGTCGGAGTATCGAACCGGAAACCGCCGGTGTTGCGCATCGGCGTGCCGAAGCTGAGCTCCGATGACGTTTCCCCGGAGATTGGCCTCGCAATCGAAGAAGCGCTGAATATGCTGGGTGAGCTCGGTTGCAAGGTTGTGCCTGTCGTCCTGCCGGACCTAACTCGCTATGACGTCGCCGGCTTTCAGGTCATGGCTTCCGAAATCTCAGCGACGTACCGAACCCAGCTCACTCAGTCTCCGCACACTTTTTCCGATCAAATGCAGGCACGGCTTCAGCGTGGGCTAGTAATCCCGGCGACAACATATATCGACGCCCTGCGCTTTCGCGGTGTCGCCCTTCGCGAGTTTCGAAGCCAGGTTTTCGGATCCGTCGACGTTCTCGTGTTGCCTTGCCTCACCCTGCCAACGCCGACGATCGCGGAAACGGACATAGGCGGAAGACCGGACATTGACCAAATGATCTCCAGGCTGGTGACGTATTTGCGGCCCATCAGCTTTCTCGGGCTTCCCTCTCTATCGATCCCAATCGGTTTCCAGGCCATTGGCCTGCCGATTGGGATGCAACTGGTGGGCAGACCTTACGATGAAGCGACGCTCTTGAGCGTCGGTGAAGCCTTCCAGTTCCAGACGGATTGGCATCGCCGGGTTCCACCGCTCTGCTGA
- a CDS encoding polysaccharide deacetylase family protein has protein sequence MLPTHDRFPYSAIANRPNFSWPEGRRLAFYVALCVESFAYNCSGLGTPLTPNHGHPNKFNWSWREYGNRVGGWRLIDLFDEFRLPLTVLLNSACYEHCPELIAVHRGRGDEIVGHGRTNSENQNGLSLEEERRLIQEATEAFRRHEGGSPRGWMSPGANATIQTEDLLAKEGYRYTLDWPIDDQPVWLTTDAGPLLSVPYAHELNDIPMVIFHDATAQQFADSSIDNFDELLCQSKQQPLVFGITIHNFIFGQPFRLKQLRRLLEHVTKHRDTVWFTTSGAIADHFASVVPPPEPAML, from the coding sequence ATGCTGCCAACTCACGATCGCTTTCCCTATTCCGCCATCGCCAATCGGCCAAACTTCTCCTGGCCGGAGGGCCGGAGACTCGCGTTTTACGTTGCACTGTGCGTGGAGAGTTTTGCGTACAATTGCTCCGGTCTTGGTACGCCGCTCACTCCGAATCATGGTCACCCGAACAAGTTCAACTGGTCATGGCGAGAGTATGGAAATCGGGTCGGCGGCTGGCGCTTGATTGACTTGTTCGATGAATTTCGACTTCCACTGACGGTACTGCTTAACAGCGCATGCTATGAGCATTGCCCCGAACTCATTGCCGTGCATCGTGGCCGTGGCGATGAAATCGTCGGCCACGGTCGCACCAATTCTGAGAACCAGAATGGCTTGTCACTCGAAGAAGAGCGCCGTCTTATCCAGGAAGCAACAGAAGCCTTTCGTCGGCATGAGGGTGGGTCTCCCCGCGGCTGGATGAGCCCTGGCGCCAACGCAACCATACAAACAGAAGATCTGTTGGCGAAGGAAGGTTATCGCTACACCCTCGACTGGCCGATCGACGACCAGCCCGTATGGTTGACGACCGACGCCGGCCCGCTTCTGAGCGTGCCTTATGCGCATGAACTCAACGACATCCCAATGGTGATCTTCCACGACGCGACCGCTCAACAATTCGCTGACAGCTCGATCGACAATTTCGACGAATTGCTGTGTCAATCGAAGCAACAGCCGCTTGTGTTCGGTATCACCATTCACAATTTCATTTTCGGTCAACCGTTTCGGCTGAAGCAGCTCCGACGATTGCTTGAGCACGTAACGAAGCACCGCGATACGGTTTGGTTCACAACGTCCGGCGCCATCGCCGATCACTTTGCGTCGGTCGTGCCGCCGCCGGAACCTGCGATGCTATAA